The proteins below are encoded in one region of Canis lupus familiaris isolate Mischka breed German Shepherd chromosome 21, alternate assembly UU_Cfam_GSD_1.0, whole genome shotgun sequence:
- the LRRC32 gene encoding transforming growth factor beta activator LRRC32, which translates to MSHQILLLLALLTLGLATSQRDKVPCKMVDKEVLCQGLGLLQVPSMLPLDIEALDLSGNQLQSILASPLGFYTALRRLDLSTNEISFIYTGVFQALPHLEHLNLAHNNLAVGTMLNAPSLGPLPHVTSLDLSGNSLYSGLVEQLLGEAPALRTLSLAENSLTRLARHTFRGTPALERLDLHSNVLMDIEDGAFEALPHLAHLNLSRNSLTCISDFSLQQLRVLDLSCNSIEAFQVAPEPQAEYQLAWLDLRENRLLRFPDLAALPRLIYLNMSNNLIRLPAGPSQGGEGIHAPSEGWSALPFSHPSRNASTHPLSQLLNLDLSYNEIELVPEGFLEHLTSLRFLNLSRNCLRAFQVQRAGFLPCLVYLDIGHNALETLELGSRALGSLRTLLLQDNALRDLPPYTFGGLANLQRLNLQGNRVRPCGGPGEPSPSGCVAFSGISSLRVLNLVDNEMEMLRAGAFLHTPLTELDLSANPGLDVVTGALAGLEASLEVLALQGNGLAILQVDLPCFSCLKQLNLAENRLSHLPAWTQAVSLEVLDLRNNSFSLLPGSAMGGLETSLRRLYLQGNPLSCCGNAWLAAQLHQGRVDVDATQDLTCRFGSQEEVSLSHVRPEDCEKGGLKNVNLIIILTFALVSAILLTTLATCCCVRRQKFNQQYKA; encoded by the exons ATGAGCCACCAGATCCTGCTGCTTCTGGCCCTGCTGACCCTGGGCCTGGCCACCTCCCAACGAGACAAGGTGCCCTGTAAGATG GTAGACAAGGAGGTCTTGTGCCAGGGTCTTGGCCTGCTCCAGGTCCCCTCGATGCTCCCGCTGGACATCGAGGCCCTCGACCTATCTGGGAACCAGCTGCAGAGCATCCTGGCCTCACCCCTGGGCTTCTACACAGCACTTCGACGCCTGGACCTGAGCACCAATGAGATCAGCTTCATCTACACCGGGGTCTTCCAGGCCCTGCCCCACCTGGAGCACCTCAACCTGGCCCACAACAACCTGGCAGTGGGCACCATGCTGAAcgcccccagcctgggccccctGCCTCATGTGACATCTCTGGACCTGTCCGGGAACAGCCTGTACAGTGGCCTGGTGGAGCAGCTGCTCGGGGAGGCGCCCGCCCTGCGCACCCTCTCGCTGGCCGAGAACAGCCTGACTCGCCTGGCCCGCCACACGTTCCGGGGCACGCCCGCGCTGGAGCGGCTCGACCTCCACAGCAACGTGCTCATGGACATCGAGGACGGTGCTTTCGAGGCCCTACCCCACCTGGCCCACCTGAATCTGTCCAGGAATTCCCTCACCTGCATCTCCGACTTCAGTCTCCAGCAGCTGCGGGTACTGGACCTGAGCTGCAACAGCATCGAGGCCTTTCAGgtggccccagagccccaggctgAGTACCAGCTGGCCTGGCTCGACCTGCGGGAGAACAGACTGCTCCGCTTCCCGGACTTGGCTGCGCTCCCTCGACTCATCTACCTGAACATGTCCAACAAcctcatccggctccctgcagggccatCCCAGGGGGGCGAGGGCATCCACGCGCCTTCAGAGGGCTGGTCGGCCTTGCCCTTCTCCCACCCCAGCCGCAACGCCAGCACCCACCCCCTCTCCCAGCTCTTGAACCTGGATTTGAGCTACAATGAGATTGAGCTGGTCCCTGAGGGCTTTCTCGAGCACCTGACCTCCCTTCGCTTCCTGAATCTCAGCCGGAACTGTTTGCGAGCCTTCCAGGTGCAGCGCGCGGGCTTCCTGCCTTGCCTTGTGTACCTGGACATCGGCCACAACGCGCTGGAGACGCTAGAGctgggctccagggccctggggtctcTGCGGACGCTCCTCCTCCAGGACAATGCCCTGCGGGACCTGCCCCCCTACACTTTTGGTGGCCTGGCCAATCTGCAGAGGCTTAACCTTCAGGGAAACCGGGTCAGGCCTTGTGGGGGGCCAGGTGAGCCCAGCCCCTCAGGATGTGTGGCCTTCTCTGGCATCTCCTCCCTCCGAGTCCTGAACCTGGTGGACAATGAGATGGAGATGCTCCGGGCGGGTGCCTTCCTCCACACGCCACTTACCGAGCTGGACCTTTCTGCAAACCCAGGGCTGGATGTGGTCACGGGGGCCTTGGCGGGCCTGGAGGCCTCCTTGGAGGTCCTGGCCCTGCAGGGCAATGGGCTAGCCATCCTGCAAGTAGACCTGCCCTGCTTCAGCTGCCTTAAGCAGCTCAATCTTGCCGAGAACCGCCTGAGCCACCTGCCTGCCTGGACACAGGCCGTGTCCTTGGAGGTACTGGACCTGCGGAACAACAGTTTCAGCCTGCTGCCGGGCAGCGCCATGGGCGGCCTGGAGACCAGCCTCCGGCGCCTCTACCTGCAGGGGAATCCACTGAGCTGCTGTGGCAATGCCTGGCTGGCTGCCCAGCTGCACCAGGGCCGTGTGGACGTGGATGCCACCCAGGACCTGACCTGCCGCTTTGGCTCCCAGGAGGAGGTATCCCTGAGCCACGTGCGTCCTGAGGACTGTGAGAAAGGGGGACTCAAGAATGTCAACCTCATTATCATCCTCACTTTTGCACTGGTCTCTGCCATCCTCCTCACCACACTGGCCACTTGTTGCTGCGTCCGTCGGCAGAAGTTCAACCAACAGTACAAAGCTTAG